A genomic region of Leptolyngbya sp. NIES-2104 contains the following coding sequences:
- a CDS encoding type III-B CRISPR module-associated Cmr3 family protein, with protein sequence MFKYLIQLEPLGLLYGSAGRFLSPDNLVGRSGTRFPPSAAVVSGLFAASYGNAAIQDLQLAGAFWAQSSAPQNFYVPLPLNFTSHTPSHQKTLQAGHITAKLTWNDEWQSHGEEQSKSHSGGWIAIDYWQILTRSMTAISQANPVVYADPWKFLPHLHPRLQETERRVVNPEENGGSLFLENSVQLHPEVCLVYLSNLPLESGWYRFGGEGHMVDITCHELSESTQTLLRRPVGNCFALITPAIWGSNRLSYRAPMIGQEKQWAVTTMLTERPTPFRYRLGDRLDEQGNKVRSAHQPKRLSRGRYAVPAGTVYVLQEPLEVPWQDWSIDWFPKEGPSLKRWGCGLALPLEPFN encoded by the coding sequence ATGTTTAAGTATTTGATTCAGCTTGAGCCGTTGGGATTGCTTTACGGCAGTGCTGGTCGCTTTCTGTCACCAGATAACTTGGTGGGTCGATCGGGAACTCGATTTCCTCCGAGTGCTGCGGTTGTTTCAGGACTGTTTGCTGCGTCTTATGGCAATGCTGCAATCCAAGACTTGCAACTTGCTGGTGCATTCTGGGCACAAAGCAGTGCCCCCCAAAACTTCTATGTTCCATTACCGCTTAATTTTACATCTCACACTCCGTCGCACCAGAAAACACTTCAAGCGGGACACATTACAGCAAAACTCACTTGGAATGACGAATGGCAGAGTCATGGAGAAGAGCAGAGTAAGAGCCATTCAGGAGGATGGATTGCGATCGACTATTGGCAAATATTAACGCGATCAATGACTGCTATCTCCCAAGCGAATCCTGTTGTCTACGCTGATCCTTGGAAATTTCTACCTCACCTGCATCCACGCCTACAAGAAACGGAACGGCGAGTCGTTAATCCAGAAGAAAACGGTGGCAGTTTATTTCTGGAAAACTCAGTGCAGCTTCACCCTGAAGTGTGTCTCGTGTATCTCTCGAATCTTCCGCTTGAGTCTGGATGGTATCGCTTTGGCGGTGAAGGGCACATGGTTGATATCACTTGCCACGAGTTGAGCGAATCGACTCAAACACTCTTGCGGCGACCAGTTGGAAACTGTTTTGCGCTGATCACGCCTGCTATCTGGGGATCGAATCGATTATCGTATCGCGCCCCGATGATTGGTCAGGAGAAGCAATGGGCAGTCACCACGATGTTGACCGAGCGACCGACACCGTTTCGGTATCGATTAGGCGATCGACTCGATGAACAAGGAAACAAAGTGCGTTCTGCCCATCAGCCAAAACGACTTTCGCGAGGACGGTACGCGGTTCCTGCTGGAACAGTCTATGTGCTGCAAGAACCCTTGGAAGTCCCTTGGCAAGATTGGTCGATCGATTGGTTTCCGAAAGAAGGTCCATCGCTCAAACGTTGGGGATGTGGTCTTGCATTACCGTTGGAGCCGTTCAACTAA
- a CDS encoding type III-B CRISPR-associated protein Cas10/Cmr2 — translation MSSSPLSTSYTAITFAPIQGFIENSRKLRDLYGSSYLLSFLSWSICHAAETQNFRIISPALTNIAQGLPNVILIEGKFEAETAQAAFNQAWRCVVETCRQWIETKLVTAPDGKLWHYHWERDWSLWANYAWEFFCVHGYEGETITQVKAKLTQLKRSRQWTGINWTGESSTLSGSDAIAYPELGRIADPRRYNYHEQKIKVEQFYQQLSQKLGEAFIDPREELSIPELIKRMITHGDVAQKVSDRLRQLLGESQPEQPDELDKLIQNIKEQLRPESFKELNRLKRKRNPNQPEYWTGWFQGDGDGAGNYLKTLETDQITEFSREMRQWGCDLPKASLPGDSRIVYAGGDDFLGVLFAENYQIQAHDCLAFFTKFKPKVWDVPKKKPISVSVGFVWAGAKVPQREVLQHCREAEKVAKQQGRDRINFRILFNSGTYLEWACPWWVLERGLFDQYCDRNKKEGEQKWVHFYNDVAVLESRHAFGTGTVINIEVTHALFKAYFGEDDDLLDEKYWWNQYDEHNHQTFAGILGNQANCSPDEINLALKNWLVNLAKVGFHLQSEWGQGDV, via the coding sequence ATGAGTTCTTCACCTCTTTCTACAAGCTACACTGCAATCACCTTTGCCCCAATCCAAGGCTTCATCGAGAACTCCCGCAAACTCCGCGACCTCTACGGCAGTTCCTACCTGTTATCCTTTCTCTCCTGGTCAATCTGCCACGCCGCCGAAACCCAAAACTTCCGCATCATCTCCCCCGCACTCACCAACATCGCCCAAGGACTCCCCAACGTCATCTTAATTGAAGGGAAATTCGAGGCAGAAACGGCTCAAGCTGCATTCAATCAAGCTTGGAGATGTGTTGTCGAAACTTGCCGTCAGTGGATTGAAACCAAACTCGTCACTGCTCCCGATGGCAAGCTTTGGCACTATCACTGGGAACGCGACTGGAGCCTGTGGGCGAACTATGCTTGGGAATTCTTCTGTGTGCATGGATACGAGGGAGAAACCATTACCCAAGTCAAAGCGAAACTCACTCAACTGAAGCGATCGAGACAATGGACGGGGATCAATTGGACAGGAGAAAGCTCGACGCTATCGGGCAGTGATGCGATCGCATATCCTGAGCTTGGACGCATTGCTGATCCTCGCCGCTACAACTATCACGAGCAGAAGATCAAAGTCGAGCAATTCTATCAACAACTCAGTCAAAAGCTCGGAGAAGCCTTTATCGATCCGAGAGAAGAACTCAGCATCCCGGAACTGATCAAGCGCATGATTACGCATGGAGATGTGGCGCAAAAAGTTAGCGATCGCTTGCGGCAATTACTCGGTGAATCACAGCCTGAACAACCCGATGAATTGGATAAACTGATTCAAAATATCAAAGAGCAGCTTAGACCCGAATCATTCAAAGAACTGAATCGACTCAAGCGAAAACGCAATCCGAATCAACCGGAATACTGGACAGGCTGGTTTCAAGGTGATGGCGATGGAGCGGGCAATTATCTCAAGACATTAGAGACTGACCAAATCACAGAGTTTAGTCGAGAGATGCGACAGTGGGGATGTGATTTACCGAAAGCCTCACTGCCCGGTGATAGTCGGATTGTCTATGCTGGCGGCGATGATTTTTTAGGCGTGCTATTTGCAGAGAACTATCAGATACAAGCTCACGACTGTTTAGCATTTTTCACCAAGTTCAAACCGAAGGTCTGGGATGTTCCCAAGAAGAAACCGATCAGTGTAAGTGTTGGATTTGTGTGGGCAGGGGCAAAAGTGCCTCAGCGAGAAGTGCTGCAACACTGTCGAGAAGCTGAGAAAGTCGCAAAACAGCAAGGACGCGATCGCATTAATTTTCGCATTCTGTTCAACAGTGGCACTTATCTGGAGTGGGCGTGTCCTTGGTGGGTGTTAGAGCGAGGATTGTTTGATCAATATTGCGATCGTAATAAGAAAGAAGGCGAACAAAAATGGGTTCATTTCTACAACGATGTTGCCGTTCTGGAATCGAGACACGCTTTTGGAACTGGAACAGTAATCAACATCGAAGTGACTCATGCACTATTCAAAGCATACTTTGGTGAAGATGACGACTTACTTGATGAGAAATATTGGTGGAATCAGTACGACGAACACAATCATCAAACCTTTGCAGGGATTCTAGGCAATCAAGCGAACTGTTCGCCGGATGAAATTAACCTTGCCCTTAAAAATTGGCTCGTCAACTTAGCGAAAGTTGGATTTCATTTGCAGAGTGAATGGGGGCAAGGCGATGTTTAA
- a CDS encoding RAMP superfamily CRISPR-associated protein: MYTKRYGIIEALAPLHVGASAGEETGNLNLIFRDQFTQTGIIPGSSIRGRFRADMRQEKPGEEHHWYGKAIKEGDSETTEAFVKFEYASIVWLPVFCPGQPVVWVTCPWLLKRYQKIAYDQAIAKASLPLPYSAPKGLGRQIGNNMTRTLFFNLGFIELEHEVDLSPWVHPGVNLNANNLVVVDDNDIAMIHDMSLFRQSRVKLSDTEKKVDGGGFFNVEALPEGTVMVFPIATRAQGWQPFHSDTSELYFGGLESIGFGRCHVTLSEEN; encoded by the coding sequence ATGTACACCAAACGTTATGGCATTATCGAAGCACTCGCGCCGCTGCATGTGGGAGCCAGTGCCGGAGAAGAAACGGGAAATCTGAACTTGATCTTCCGTGACCAATTCACTCAGACGGGCATCATTCCAGGGAGTTCGATTCGCGGTCGCTTTCGGGCAGACATGCGCCAGGAGAAACCCGGAGAGGAGCATCATTGGTATGGCAAAGCGATCAAAGAAGGCGACTCCGAAACGACAGAAGCTTTCGTGAAATTTGAATATGCGTCGATCGTTTGGTTACCTGTGTTCTGTCCAGGACAGCCTGTAGTCTGGGTGACTTGCCCCTGGCTGCTCAAGCGATATCAGAAGATTGCTTATGATCAAGCTATCGCGAAAGCATCATTACCGCTTCCCTACTCTGCACCGAAAGGATTGGGGCGACAGATCGGCAATAATATGACCCGGACTCTCTTTTTCAATCTAGGTTTTATTGAGCTAGAACACGAAGTTGACCTTTCGCCTTGGGTGCATCCAGGCGTGAACTTAAACGCGAACAATTTGGTCGTTGTTGATGATAACGACATCGCAATGATTCATGATATGTCCCTGTTTCGTCAGAGTCGAGTCAAACTATCAGACACCGAGAAAAAAGTTGACGGCGGTGGATTTTTCAACGTCGAAGCGTTACCAGAAGGAACGGTCATGGTGTTTCCGATCGCAACTCGCGCTCAAGGATGGCAGCCCTTTCACTCAGACACTTCAGAGCTATATTTT